A genomic stretch from Hyalangium ruber includes:
- a CDS encoding DUF779 domain-containing protein, whose product MNVARVSVTPAAEVLLRKLQGMHGPLMFHQSGGCCDGSAPMCFPRGDFKIGQQDVFLGTIVDTPFYISGPQFEYWQHTHLTVDVVPGRGSGFSAEAPEGVRFLIRSRVFEDAEYRALQAAGEPLRGPQH is encoded by the coding sequence ATGAATGTGGCACGGGTGTCGGTAACGCCGGCCGCCGAGGTGTTGCTGCGCAAGTTGCAGGGGATGCACGGCCCGCTGATGTTCCACCAGTCGGGAGGCTGCTGTGACGGCAGCGCGCCGATGTGCTTCCCGCGAGGGGACTTCAAGATCGGCCAGCAGGACGTGTTCCTGGGGACGATCGTGGACACGCCCTTCTACATCTCGGGCCCGCAGTTCGAGTACTGGCAGCACACCCACCTGACGGTGGACGTGGTGCCCGGACGGGGCAGCGGCTTCTCGGCGGAAGCTCCCGAGGGCGTGCGCTTCCTCATCCGCTCGCGCGTGTTCGAGGATGCCGAGTACCGCGCGCTCCAGGCGGCGGGCGAGCCGCTTCGCGGGCCGCAGCACTGA
- a CDS encoding HEAT repeat domain-containing protein has protein sequence MSRSLAAPSLALALVVLSGCKGDPNTPEYWEKKLGDARKTAVKVQVVEALRDSGKLQEGFLPMLHARLAAEKRPEVKAALARVLGDLKHPSSLEPLQAALDPSASEMDVHLMNKELAAALGKLGNPKAAPTLAGLLRSRDNYTRMEAIQALGALRAPEAVEPLIQLTLDENAEPLLNKKAIEALGRIGDARAVPALVRMLTKERRGISFYVESSLALYQVGTPAAEALLAALEGRDAELAQWAKQNGVHPASYAMKSAQILGDLREKRAEAALLKQLTFANEDARIQALVRMQAAEALGRMRATAAVRPLSALVSEEDPTVRGSYVRALVLLGGREALPALEKAASKGDWYAREVAMRGLAMLGDAREQPLFTKWAEAEPARTTTECNEYGGEGCEDPAALGKSRAESLQRYGQLLEAAQSCGAEGGCWAQKLADKNARLVERAALELGRGGAAQHAVALAGRLSEKDLETRFTLIQALDWLVDSKEGAVKAREALPKIQAQLTDEKGNNHFVKVNEDLRRLAIRLERP, from the coding sequence ATGTCCCGCTCTCTTGCCGCGCCGAGCCTCGCGCTCGCACTCGTAGTCCTCTCGGGGTGTAAAGGTGACCCGAACACCCCGGAGTACTGGGAGAAGAAGCTCGGCGATGCCCGGAAGACGGCCGTCAAGGTGCAGGTGGTGGAGGCGCTGCGCGACTCCGGCAAGCTCCAGGAGGGCTTCCTGCCGATGCTGCACGCGCGGCTGGCGGCCGAGAAGCGCCCGGAGGTGAAGGCGGCCCTGGCCCGCGTCCTGGGAGACCTGAAGCACCCCTCTTCGCTGGAGCCGCTGCAGGCGGCGCTGGACCCGAGCGCCTCGGAGATGGACGTACACCTGATGAACAAGGAGCTGGCGGCAGCGCTCGGCAAGCTGGGCAACCCGAAGGCGGCGCCGACCTTGGCGGGCCTGCTGCGCTCCCGGGACAACTACACCCGCATGGAGGCCATCCAGGCGTTGGGAGCCCTGCGCGCTCCCGAGGCGGTGGAGCCGCTGATCCAACTGACGCTGGATGAGAACGCCGAGCCCCTGCTGAACAAGAAGGCCATCGAGGCGCTGGGGCGCATTGGCGACGCGCGGGCGGTGCCGGCGCTGGTGCGCATGCTGACGAAGGAGCGACGGGGCATCTCCTTCTATGTGGAGAGCTCGCTGGCGCTGTACCAGGTGGGCACACCGGCGGCCGAGGCGCTGCTGGCGGCGCTGGAGGGCCGGGACGCGGAGTTGGCGCAGTGGGCGAAGCAGAACGGGGTACACCCAGCCAGCTACGCGATGAAGTCGGCGCAGATCCTCGGGGACCTGAGGGAAAAGCGGGCTGAGGCGGCGCTGCTCAAGCAGCTGACGTTCGCGAACGAGGACGCGCGCATCCAGGCGCTGGTGCGGATGCAGGCGGCGGAGGCGCTCGGGCGGATGCGGGCGACGGCGGCGGTGCGCCCGCTCTCGGCCCTGGTATCGGAGGAAGACCCGACGGTGCGCGGCTCGTACGTCCGCGCACTCGTATTGCTGGGCGGGCGCGAGGCGCTGCCAGCGCTGGAGAAGGCGGCGAGCAAGGGTGACTGGTACGCCCGGGAAGTGGCGATGCGAGGCCTGGCGATGCTGGGAGACGCGCGCGAGCAGCCGCTCTTCACGAAGTGGGCGGAGGCGGAACCGGCGCGCACGACCACCGAGTGCAATGAGTACGGAGGCGAGGGCTGCGAGGATCCGGCGGCGCTGGGCAAGTCGCGGGCGGAGAGCCTCCAGCGATACGGCCAGCTGCTGGAGGCAGCGCAGTCCTGCGGAGCGGAGGGCGGCTGCTGGGCGCAGAAGCTGGCGGACAAGAACGCGAGGCTGGTGGAGCGCGCGGCGCTGGAGCTGGGGCGTGGCGGCGCGGCGCAGCACGCGGTGGCGCTGGCGGGGCGGCTCTCGGAGAAGGACTTGGAGACGCGCTTCACGCTGATCCAGGCGCTGGACTGGCTGGTGGACTCGAAGGAAGGCGCGGTAAAGGCGCGCGAGGCACTGCCGAAGATCCAGGCCCAGCTCACGGATGAGAAGGGTAACAACCACTTCGTGAAGGTGAACGAGGACCTGCGCCGGCTCGCCATCCGACTGGAACGGCCCTGA
- a CDS encoding signal protein, with protein MSSDTVIASQKPAWRRRTYLIDRQFQLKYILMLSSIGAGSIGLFGVLAWWAHTAALEAGSSAEGLAGMTILWLTVMAVVGTGVALALFGLVFTHRVAGPVYVMNLYVEALAAGHYPRLRPLRKYDELKKFFDRFSHAVERIRAREADEAQALSRAVEAFRPLATTEEARAALQVLEELQSRKREAVDKPVTASQPIPPPR; from the coding sequence ATGTCCTCAGACACCGTCATTGCTTCACAGAAGCCCGCCTGGCGGCGGCGCACGTACCTCATCGATCGTCAATTTCAGCTCAAATACATCCTGATGCTGTCCTCCATCGGAGCGGGCAGTATCGGACTCTTCGGCGTGCTCGCATGGTGGGCCCACACGGCGGCGCTGGAGGCGGGCTCGTCGGCCGAGGGCCTTGCGGGCATGACGATCCTCTGGCTCACCGTGATGGCGGTGGTGGGCACGGGGGTGGCGCTCGCCCTGTTCGGGTTGGTCTTCACCCACCGTGTGGCCGGCCCGGTGTACGTGATGAACCTGTACGTGGAAGCACTCGCGGCGGGGCACTACCCGCGGCTGCGCCCGCTTCGGAAGTACGACGAGCTCAAGAAGTTCTTCGACCGCTTCAGCCACGCGGTGGAGCGCATCCGCGCGCGCGAGGCGGATGAGGCCCAGGCGCTCTCCCGCGCGGTGGAGGCCTTCCGGCCGCTCGCCACCACCGAAGAGGCTCGCGCCGCACTCCAGGTATTGGAGGAGCTCCAGTCACGGAAGCGCGAGGCCGTGGACAAGCCTGTTACCGCCTCCCAGCCCATTCCTCCCCCGCGCTAA
- the adh gene encoding aldehyde dehydrogenase, which translates to MTKVYEAPGQPGSKIQYSSRYGNYIGGEFVPPVRGQYFENITPVTGKAFCEIPRSNHEDIEKALDAAHKAKTAWGKTSVASRADILNKIADRMQANLEMLAVSETWDNGKPIRETLAADLPLAIDHFRYFAGVIRAQEGTLGELDDNTVAYHFHEPLGVVGQIIPWNFPLLMAAWKLAPALAAGNCVVLKPAEQTPVTILEFAKLVGDLLPPGVLNVVNGFGIEAGKPLASNKRIAKIAFTGETTTGRLIMQYASENIIPVTLELGGKSPNIFFSDVFDKNDDFAEKVLEGFAMFALNQGEVCTCPSRALVQEKIYEAFMQKAVERTKKIVQGNPLDTGTMIGAQASNDQLEKILSYIDIGKKEGAKVLTGGGRASMSGALAEGYYVEPTIFEGSNKMRVFQEEIFGPVVSVAKFKDTEDALAQANDTLYGLGAGVWTRDTNTAYRMGRAIQAGRVWVNCYHLYPAHAAFGGYKQSGIGRETHKMMLNHYQQTKNLLVSYDPKPMGFF; encoded by the coding sequence ATGACGAAGGTCTATGAAGCCCCTGGTCAGCCCGGCAGCAAGATTCAGTACTCCAGCCGCTACGGCAACTACATCGGTGGCGAGTTCGTCCCGCCCGTACGAGGCCAGTACTTCGAGAACATCACCCCGGTGACGGGCAAGGCGTTCTGCGAGATTCCCCGCTCCAACCACGAGGACATCGAGAAGGCGCTGGACGCTGCCCACAAGGCGAAGACCGCCTGGGGCAAGACTTCCGTCGCCAGCCGCGCCGACATCCTCAACAAGATCGCCGACCGGATGCAGGCCAACCTCGAGATGCTGGCCGTCAGCGAGACGTGGGACAACGGCAAGCCCATTCGCGAGACGCTGGCCGCGGACCTGCCGCTCGCCATCGACCACTTCCGCTACTTCGCCGGCGTCATCCGCGCGCAGGAGGGCACCCTCGGCGAGCTGGACGACAACACCGTGGCCTACCACTTCCACGAGCCGCTGGGCGTGGTGGGGCAGATCATCCCCTGGAACTTCCCGCTGCTCATGGCGGCCTGGAAGCTCGCCCCCGCGCTGGCCGCCGGCAACTGCGTGGTGCTCAAGCCCGCCGAGCAGACGCCCGTCACCATCCTCGAGTTCGCGAAGCTGGTGGGGGACCTGCTGCCTCCCGGCGTGCTCAACGTGGTGAACGGCTTTGGCATCGAGGCCGGCAAGCCCCTGGCCAGCAACAAGCGCATCGCCAAGATTGCCTTCACCGGTGAGACGACCACGGGCCGCCTCATCATGCAGTACGCCTCCGAGAACATCATCCCGGTGACGCTGGAGCTGGGCGGCAAGTCGCCCAACATCTTCTTCTCCGACGTGTTCGACAAGAACGACGACTTCGCCGAGAAGGTGCTCGAGGGCTTCGCCATGTTTGCCCTCAACCAGGGCGAGGTGTGTACCTGCCCCTCGCGCGCGCTGGTGCAGGAGAAGATCTACGAGGCCTTCATGCAGAAGGCCGTGGAGCGCACCAAGAAGATCGTTCAGGGCAACCCGCTGGACACGGGCACGATGATCGGCGCGCAGGCCTCGAATGATCAGCTCGAGAAGATCCTCTCGTACATCGACATCGGCAAGAAGGAGGGCGCCAAGGTGCTCACCGGTGGCGGCCGCGCCAGCATGTCGGGTGCGCTGGCCGAGGGCTACTACGTGGAGCCCACCATCTTCGAGGGCAGCAACAAGATGCGCGTCTTCCAGGAGGAGATCTTCGGCCCCGTCGTCTCGGTGGCGAAGTTCAAGGACACGGAGGACGCGCTGGCCCAGGCCAATGACACGCTGTACGGGCTGGGCGCCGGCGTGTGGACGCGCGACACCAACACCGCCTACCGCATGGGCCGCGCCATCCAGGCGGGCCGCGTGTGGGTCAACTGCTACCACCTCTACCCCGCGCACGCGGCGTTCGGTGGCTACAAGCAGTCGGGCATCGGCCGCGAGACGCACAAGATGATGCTCAATCACTACCAGCAGACGAAGAACCTGCTCGTCAGCTACGACCCGAAGCCCATGGGCTTCTTCTAG
- a CDS encoding L,D-transpeptidase family protein, whose product MRTVFLGFLLTYSVVAGAEDRVAAARQNQAQVLPALFTAAGVAWPPTELYLRAFKHERELEVWAGAAGKPLVKVKTYAFCAASGELGPKRQEGDLQVPEGFYTIDLFNPRSAYHLSIRVSYPNESDRILGRRPLGGAIMVHGNCVSIGCIAIEDGPIEELYLMTLEAKRKMGRDVPIHIFPRRLNAEGLAALEQLPQAQANAALLAFWRGLAPGWSHFEETRRPPRVSVDPKTGAYRVKPGK is encoded by the coding sequence GTGAGAACTGTATTTCTCGGATTCCTGCTGACGTATTCCGTGGTCGCGGGCGCGGAGGATCGCGTTGCCGCCGCGCGTCAAAACCAGGCCCAGGTGCTCCCCGCGCTCTTCACCGCCGCGGGGGTGGCCTGGCCACCGACCGAGCTGTACCTGCGCGCCTTCAAGCACGAGCGCGAGCTGGAGGTCTGGGCGGGCGCGGCGGGCAAGCCGCTGGTGAAGGTGAAGACCTATGCCTTCTGCGCCGCGTCCGGAGAGCTGGGCCCCAAGCGCCAGGAGGGAGACCTTCAGGTGCCCGAGGGCTTCTACACGATTGACCTCTTCAACCCGCGCAGCGCCTACCACCTCTCCATCCGGGTGAGCTACCCGAACGAGTCGGACCGAATCCTCGGCCGCAGGCCGCTGGGCGGCGCCATCATGGTGCATGGCAACTGCGTGAGCATCGGCTGCATCGCCATCGAGGACGGCCCCATCGAGGAGCTGTACCTCATGACGCTGGAGGCAAAGCGGAAGATGGGGCGCGACGTGCCCATCCACATCTTCCCCCGGAGGCTGAACGCCGAGGGGCTGGCGGCGCTGGAGCAACTGCCCCAGGCCCAGGCCAACGCGGCGCTCCTGGCCTTCTGGCGGGGCCTGGCGCCGGGCTGGAGCCACTTCGAGGAGACGCGGCGCCCGCCCCGGGTGAGCGTGGATCCGAAGACGGGCGCCTACCGGGTGAAGCCGGGCAAGTAG
- a CDS encoding head protein: MSITELCLEVEGLLGRFREDSSSPKEQKLLLVAIDALNFISATGQSHEFEDYLKRVETDAPPLVIASFDTREEAETWLENHPHPPRIANVLIGGEYYSAMCSRERNDRRLVRTQTLEYYLAAMIRDGIPPSVATFNTQEEATAWVHGQPEPPRQVFIHIAGAAYLVVYHDKVNLRAIYPLSRAAKNVNWD, from the coding sequence ATGAGCATCACAGAGCTCTGCCTTGAAGTGGAGGGACTTCTTGGGCGATTCCGAGAGGACTCTTCATCTCCGAAGGAGCAGAAGTTGCTCCTGGTAGCCATTGACGCGCTCAACTTCATCTCAGCCACGGGGCAATCTCATGAATTCGAAGATTACCTCAAGCGCGTCGAGACCGACGCCCCTCCTCTCGTCATTGCAAGCTTCGACACGCGTGAAGAAGCAGAGACTTGGCTCGAGAATCACCCCCATCCGCCTCGCATCGCGAATGTGCTGATTGGGGGAGAGTACTACAGCGCCATGTGCTCACGTGAGCGTAATGACCGGAGACTGGTCCGAACCCAGACGCTCGAGTACTACCTCGCAGCGATGATCCGCGATGGGATTCCTCCTTCTGTGGCCACTTTCAACACGCAAGAGGAAGCCACCGCCTGGGTCCACGGTCAGCCCGAACCCCCGCGTCAGGTGTTTATCCACATCGCAGGTGCGGCATACCTCGTCGTGTATCATGACAAGGTCAACCTCCGCGCCATCTACCCCCTCTCCCGGGCCGCGAAGAACGTCAACTGGGATTAA